Genomic segment of Niallia taxi:
TTACAGACATTGGTAATGGATAAAGATGTAGATGCTTTTCTTGATAAGATACAAAAAGATTGGAAAAAAGTTCAAAATCGTCAGTAGTTTTTTAATAGGGGACTGTCTTTAAGAAGCTATTACTATATATGTTTAATAAAAATGTAATAGCTTATGGGACAGTTCCAACCTTTAAAAAGGAGTGCAACTTTAATGAAAAATAATGAATCGATGGTTGGAAAACTACAAACTTCTACGCCAAACTCTAAACCAGTGATAATTCGTAAGAAGAAAATAAATTCGAGAATGATTACTTTTTATTTAATGGTTATACCTGCAGCCTTGCTTTTCTTTGCTTTTCATACTCTTCCGGCATTAAAGGGGATTTATTATTCATTCACTAATTGGAACGGAATTGCGCTGGATTATGATTTTGTAGGTTTTAAAAACTATATTAACTTATTTAAAGATCAGGCAATTCTAGATTCATATGGGTTTACCTTTAAATTTGCTGTTGTAGGTGCTATTCTTATCAATTTATTCAGTCTAGTTCTAGCAGTTGGATTGAATGCAAAAATTAAAGGTAAAAACTTTTTTAGAGCGGTTTATTTTTTACCGAATATATTAAGTGTATTAATCGTCGGATTTATTTTCAATTTTTTCTTTACTAGTATTCTTCCAGACATCGGAGAAAAATATGGGATTGGGTTTCTAACCCAAAATATACTTGGAAATGCTGATCTTGCTTGGATTGGTATATTGCTTGTTTTTTTATGGCAATCATGTGCTTTTAATATCATTTTGTATTTATCAGGTCTGCAAACTGTGCCAACGGAATTATATGAAGCTTCAAGTCTAGATGGTGCAAATAGATGGCAGCAATTTTGGAAAGTAACGTTTCCGGTAATTGCACCGTTCTTTACGATTAATATGGTGTTATCAATGAAAAATTCACTGATGGTTTTTGATCAGATAGTAGCAATGACAAATGGAGGCCCTGGTTACTCAACCACTTCTATTGCCTTGTTAATCTATAATGGAGGATTTAGCGGCGGGGAGTTTGCCTATCAATCTGCAAACGCTGTAATTTACTTCATTGTCATCATGGCCATTTCTGTGTTCCAGCTTAAAGTACTACAAAAAAGGGAGATGAATATGTAATGAACCAACGTGTGAACTGGCCTATAACAATTCTAATTGCTTTAGGATCGTTAATAATACTTTTCCCATTGTATATTACCATCTCTATTGCGTTAAAAAGTCCGCAGGAATTAGCAGAGTCGGCATTATCGTTTCCTCTTAATTTTCATTGGGACAACTTTACAAGAGCAATTGAAGCAACCAACTTCTTTGCTGCTTTCAAAAATAGTGCACTAATCACTTTCTTTACCTTAGTATTTACTATTCTATCTAATTCACTTGTAGCTTATGCGATTGCTAGGAATATGCATAGAAAGCTTTTTAGAATGTTATATTACTACTTTGTTAGTGCTTTATTTATCCCATTTCCAATTATCATGTTACCTATTGTGAAACAAACCTCTGC
This window contains:
- a CDS encoding carbohydrate ABC transporter permease; this translates as MNSRMITFYLMVIPAALLFFAFHTLPALKGIYYSFTNWNGIALDYDFVGFKNYINLFKDQAILDSYGFTFKFAVVGAILINLFSLVLAVGLNAKIKGKNFFRAVYFLPNILSVLIVGFIFNFFFTSILPDIGEKYGIGFLTQNILGNADLAWIGILLVFLWQSCAFNIILYLSGLQTVPTELYEASSLDGANRWQQFWKVTFPVIAPFFTINMVLSMKNSLMVFDQIVAMTNGGPGYSTTSIALLIYNGGFSGGEFAYQSANAVIYFIVIMAISVFQLKVLQKREMNM